Proteins from a genomic interval of Pirellulales bacterium:
- a CDS encoding ATP-grasp domain-containing protein produces the protein MKIGLTFDARGGWDGEPATGAPRRGQRLAAGGQTVMLATDDAEEEFDAPATIEALAKVIRSLGHDVELLGNGETLMRRLLDGERPDLVFNIAEGRGVSRSREARTPAILEALGIPYTGSDPLSLAVSLDKDCAKRLVAQAGVATPRWTVVEGHAADILERVAGFQWPLVAKPAYEGSSKGIRATSLVRDERQLAATLREMLADYRQPILVEEYIEGDELTVGLVGNPPEVLGIMRIIPRSTDQPFIYSLEVKRDWEDVIRYECPAQIGATATRAVEQAAIAAWRALGCQDFARVDFRLRGETPYFLEANPLPGLNPVGGDIVFLANYVGVSHAELVRRVLNAALERIGA, from the coding sequence TTGAAGATTGGATTGACGTTCGACGCGCGTGGCGGTTGGGACGGCGAACCAGCGACTGGCGCGCCGCGCCGCGGTCAGCGCTTGGCCGCGGGCGGCCAGACGGTGATGCTCGCGACCGACGACGCCGAAGAAGAGTTCGACGCGCCAGCGACGATCGAGGCGCTGGCCAAAGTGATTCGCTCGCTGGGGCACGACGTCGAGCTACTAGGCAATGGCGAAACACTGATGCGCCGCCTGCTCGACGGCGAGCGGCCGGATCTGGTGTTCAACATCGCCGAGGGGCGCGGCGTTAGCCGCTCGCGCGAGGCGCGGACGCCCGCCATCCTGGAAGCGCTGGGAATACCATACACCGGATCCGATCCGCTCTCGTTGGCCGTCAGCCTGGACAAAGATTGCGCCAAACGACTGGTGGCGCAGGCTGGCGTGGCCACGCCGCGCTGGACAGTGGTCGAAGGGCACGCGGCCGACATCTTGGAGCGCGTCGCTGGCTTTCAATGGCCCCTGGTGGCGAAGCCGGCCTACGAAGGATCGTCGAAGGGGATTCGCGCGACGAGCTTGGTGCGCGACGAGCGGCAACTCGCCGCCACGCTCCGCGAGATGCTCGCCGACTATCGCCAGCCGATCTTGGTCGAGGAATACATCGAAGGCGACGAGTTGACCGTGGGCCTGGTCGGCAATCCGCCCGAGGTGCTCGGCATCATGCGGATTATTCCGCGATCGACCGATCAGCCATTCATCTACAGCTTGGAAGTGAAGCGCGACTGGGAAGACGTGATCCGCTACGAATGTCCCGCGCAGATCGGCGCGACAGCGACGCGCGCCGTCGAGCAGGCGGCCATCGCCGCATGGCGAGCGCTGGGCTGCCAGGACTTTGCTCGCGTCGATTTTCGGCTGCGGGGAGAGACGCCGTACTTCTTGGAGGCGAACCCACTGCCCGGCCTCAACCCGGTGGGGGGCGACATCGTGTTTCTGGCGAATTACGTCGGCGTGAGCCATGCGGAGCTGGTGCGCCGCGTGTTGAACGCCGCGCTGGAACGGATTGGCGCCTAG
- a CDS encoding GNAT family N-acetyltransferase — protein sequence MASAKIDVIGPNEVPLIAELYSNIFRPARDGAFFRRRFQGRYNVLMLLAHLDESPVGFFVGFELKPTVFFAWLYGVLPDQRRQGIASQLMEAVHGWAVEHGYDSIRFECHNQHRPMLHLAIQQLYDIVGIRWDPDRSENLVLFEKSLLAV from the coding sequence ATGGCATCGGCCAAGATCGACGTAATCGGCCCCAACGAGGTGCCGCTGATCGCGGAGCTATACAGCAACATCTTTCGCCCCGCGCGCGATGGCGCCTTCTTCCGCCGACGGTTTCAGGGACGTTACAACGTGCTCATGCTGCTGGCCCACCTCGACGAGAGCCCGGTGGGCTTTTTTGTCGGGTTCGAACTGAAGCCGACGGTCTTTTTCGCCTGGCTCTACGGGGTCTTGCCCGACCAACGGCGGCAGGGCATCGCCAGTCAGCTCATGGAGGCGGTGCATGGCTGGGCGGTGGAACACGGTTACGACTCCATTCGTTTCGAATGTCACAATCAGCACCGGCCGATGCTGCATCTGGCCATCCAGCAGCTTTACGACATCGTTGGCATCCGCTGGGATCCTGACCGCAGCGAGAACCTGGTGCTGTTCGAAAAGTCGTTGCTCGCGGTCTGA
- a CDS encoding KamA family radical SAM protein, producing the protein MTMQGKRVRANQLAPARIEQATAVISAESGVTSESEEPPGSGSHPTSFRHPQWKDVPQEQWEDWRWQMHNAVRTTRQLAELLPLPMDRLADLERLESQYKLVLAPYYLSLIDVNDPYHDPIGLQALPHPAEAVADSVEEKADPLDEDKDSPVPGLTHRYPDRVLLVTTPVCSMYCRFCTRKRVTMDRDGWDAPSRDDQRMIEYVASHPEIHDCILSGGDALMLSEGKLRWFLTQLAAIEHVDVIRVGTRVPVTLPQKLFDPRLIDVLRETGKVWVQTHFNHPREITPEAARGCRNLINAGMPINNHAVLLKGVNDSVDTMRALMRGLLRIKVRPYYLFHCDPVVGAGHFRTTVWKGLEIMEGLRGHMSGLGVPTYVIDGLHGAGKIPVMPNYLVSASDQAVVLRNYEGMLFRYAPEDHYGARPSPIATTGVSDLLSGSGEKLMPEGNARMARRRSKLAEAPTVQGPVTVAGAKRARAAAKNLVETMAAARGANSTSRGRTDKSDAVKPKPIDDKPRARGRARTAAPLPMDASESVVTGWSGDESLLTVLNHADK; encoded by the coding sequence GTGACCATGCAAGGAAAGCGCGTGCGGGCCAATCAACTGGCCCCGGCACGAATCGAGCAGGCGACCGCCGTCATCAGCGCCGAGTCGGGCGTGACGAGCGAGTCTGAGGAGCCTCCGGGTAGTGGGTCCCACCCCACATCGTTTCGCCACCCACAATGGAAGGACGTTCCGCAAGAGCAATGGGAAGACTGGCGTTGGCAAATGCACAACGCGGTGCGGACCACTCGGCAGCTTGCCGAACTGCTGCCGCTTCCAATGGATCGGCTGGCCGATCTGGAGCGCCTGGAGTCTCAGTACAAGCTGGTGTTGGCGCCGTACTACTTGTCGCTGATCGACGTCAACGATCCGTACCACGACCCGATCGGCCTACAGGCCTTGCCGCATCCGGCCGAGGCAGTGGCCGATAGCGTCGAGGAAAAAGCAGACCCGCTCGACGAGGACAAAGACTCGCCCGTGCCGGGCCTGACGCATCGATATCCGGATCGTGTGCTGCTGGTGACCACGCCAGTCTGCTCGATGTACTGCCGGTTTTGCACTCGCAAACGGGTAACAATGGACCGCGACGGCTGGGACGCTCCCAGCCGCGACGATCAGCGGATGATCGAGTATGTGGCCAGCCATCCCGAAATCCACGATTGCATACTTTCCGGCGGCGACGCGCTGATGCTCTCCGAGGGCAAGTTGCGCTGGTTTCTCACGCAGCTTGCGGCCATTGAGCATGTCGACGTGATCCGCGTCGGCACGCGCGTGCCAGTCACCTTGCCGCAGAAGCTGTTCGATCCACGGTTGATCGACGTGCTGCGCGAAACCGGCAAGGTGTGGGTGCAAACGCACTTCAACCACCCGCGCGAGATCACGCCCGAGGCCGCGCGCGGCTGTCGCAACTTGATCAACGCGGGCATGCCGATCAACAACCATGCCGTGCTGCTCAAAGGCGTGAATGACTCGGTCGACACGATGCGCGCGCTCATGCGGGGTTTATTGCGCATCAAGGTGCGCCCCTACTATCTGTTTCATTGCGATCCGGTGGTCGGCGCCGGCCACTTCCGCACCACCGTGTGGAAGGGACTGGAGATCATGGAAGGCCTGCGCGGTCACATGTCGGGTCTGGGCGTCCCGACCTACGTGATCGACGGCCTGCACGGCGCTGGCAAGATTCCGGTGATGCCGAACTATTTGGTCTCGGCGTCGGATCAGGCCGTGGTGCTGCGCAACTACGAGGGCATGCTGTTCCGCTACGCTCCCGAGGATCACTACGGCGCTCGACCGTCGCCAATCGCCACGACCGGCGTCAGCGACTTGCTCTCTGGCTCCGGCGAAAAGCTGATGCCCGAGGGCAACGCGCGGATGGCGCGGCGTCGGTCCAAGTTGGCCGAGGCGCCAACCGTGCAAGGGCCGGTGACGGTGGCCGGCGCCAAGCGCGCTCGCGCGGCCGCGAAGAACCTGGTCGAGACGATGGCCGCCGCTCGCGGCGCCAACTCGACAAGTCGCGGCCGAACCGACAAAAGCGACGCAGTGAAGCCCAAGCCGATCGACGACAAACCACGCGCTCGCGGGCGAGCGCGCACGGCGGCGCCGCTGCCGATGGACGCCTCAGAAAGCGTCGTCACCGGCTGGTCGGGCGACGAGTCGCTGTTGACGGTGCTCAATCACGCGGACAAATAG